Proteins from one Mycobacterium sp. SMC-2 genomic window:
- a CDS encoding helicase-associated domain-containing protein — translation MTDNTPDIPLGSWLAGLPDERLIRLLELRPDLAQPPPGSIAALAARAQARQSVKAATDELDFLRLAVLDALLVLQADATPVPTAKLLALIGERAPEADVVGALDDLRERALVWGDAALRVAPDAGTALPWYPGQVTLEDASRSGEEIAGLIDDLSEAQLDVLERLLEGSPMGRTRDAAPGAPPDRPVPQLLAMGLLRRIDAETVILPRHVGQVLRGEQPGPMRLTAPDPVVSTTTTGDVDAAAAGATIDLLRELDVLIETLAAAPVSELRSGGLGIRDVKRLSKVTGIDESRLGLVLEVAAAAGLIASGMPDPEPASGEGPYWAPTVATERFAALPAAERWQLLATSWLDLPSRPALVGTRGPDAKPYGALTDALYSTAAPLDRRLLLGMLAHLPPGAGVNAVEASAALIWRRPRWAKRLQPGPVGDLLAESQALGLVGRGALSTPGRALIDDSADAQAAIDAMARVLPKPIDYFLVQADLTVVVPGPLQRDLAEQLAAVATVESAGTAMVYRISEQSIRHALDVGKTSDWMHALFANHSKTPVPQGLTYLIDDVARRHGQLRIGMAASFVRCEDPALLAQAVAAPATEGVQLRALAPTVAVSPAPIGEVLAALRAAGFAPAAEDSTGAIVDVRPRGARVPTPAQRRPYRPMPRPNAENLNAVVAVLRKVTAAPFGNNRVDPAVTMSLLQRAAKEQDTLVIGYLDAAGVATQRVVAPITVRGGQLTAFDSASGRLREFAIHRITSVVSAAGR, via the coding sequence ACACCCCGGATATCCCGCTGGGGTCGTGGCTGGCCGGCTTGCCCGACGAGCGGCTGATCCGACTGCTGGAGCTGCGGCCGGACCTCGCCCAGCCCCCGCCCGGCAGCATCGCCGCGCTGGCCGCGCGCGCGCAGGCCCGCCAGTCGGTCAAGGCCGCCACCGACGAGCTCGACTTCCTGCGGCTGGCGGTGCTCGACGCGCTGTTGGTGCTGCAAGCCGATGCCACGCCGGTCCCGACGGCCAAACTGCTGGCGCTGATCGGCGAGCGCGCCCCCGAGGCGGACGTGGTCGGCGCGCTGGACGATCTGCGGGAGCGCGCCCTGGTCTGGGGTGACGCCGCGCTTCGTGTCGCACCCGACGCCGGGACGGCACTCCCCTGGTATCCGGGCCAGGTCACCCTCGAGGACGCCTCCCGCAGTGGCGAAGAGATCGCCGGCCTCATCGACGACCTCAGCGAGGCGCAGCTGGACGTGCTGGAAAGGCTTCTGGAGGGTTCCCCGATGGGCCGCACCCGTGACGCCGCGCCCGGCGCCCCCCCGGACCGGCCGGTGCCCCAGCTGCTGGCGATGGGCCTGCTGCGCCGCATCGACGCCGAGACGGTGATCCTGCCCCGCCACGTCGGGCAGGTGCTGCGCGGCGAACAGCCCGGCCCCATGCGATTGACCGCACCGGACCCGGTGGTCTCGACCACCACCACCGGCGACGTCGACGCGGCGGCGGCCGGCGCCACCATCGACCTGCTGCGAGAACTCGACGTCCTGATCGAAACGCTAGCCGCCGCACCGGTTTCCGAGCTGCGCAGCGGCGGACTGGGAATTCGGGACGTCAAACGGCTCAGCAAGGTGACCGGCATCGACGAGTCGCGGCTGGGTCTGGTCCTCGAGGTGGCGGCCGCGGCCGGCTTGATCGCGAGCGGGATGCCCGACCCGGAACCGGCAAGCGGCGAGGGCCCGTACTGGGCGCCGACCGTGGCCACCGAACGGTTCGCGGCGCTGCCCGCCGCCGAGCGCTGGCAGCTGCTGGCGACCAGCTGGCTGGACCTGCCGAGCCGGCCGGCCTTGGTCGGGACTCGGGGACCCGACGCCAAACCCTATGGCGCCCTTACCGATGCGCTGTACTCCACGGCCGCACCGCTGGATCGCCGGCTGCTGCTGGGGATGCTGGCCCACTTGCCGCCGGGTGCGGGTGTGAATGCGGTCGAAGCCTCCGCGGCACTCATCTGGCGACGCCCCCGCTGGGCCAAGCGGCTGCAGCCCGGACCCGTGGGTGACCTGCTGGCCGAGAGCCAGGCGCTGGGGCTGGTGGGGCGGGGTGCGCTCAGCACCCCCGGCCGTGCCCTGATCGACGACAGCGCCGACGCCCAGGCCGCGATCGATGCCATGGCGCGGGTCCTGCCCAAACCGATCGACTACTTCCTGGTCCAGGCCGACCTGACCGTGGTGGTGCCGGGCCCGCTGCAGCGCGACCTCGCCGAGCAGCTGGCCGCGGTGGCCACCGTCGAATCGGCCGGCACCGCGATGGTGTACCGGATCAGCGAGCAGTCGATCCGGCATGCGCTCGACGTGGGAAAGACCAGCGACTGGATGCATGCCCTGTTCGCCAACCATTCCAAAACTCCTGTGCCGCAAGGGCTTACCTACCTCATCGACGACGTCGCGCGCCGGCATGGCCAGCTGCGGATCGGCATGGCGGCTTCGTTTGTGCGATGCGAGGACCCGGCGCTGCTGGCGCAAGCCGTGGCCGCCCCCGCGACGGAAGGGGTGCAACTGCGCGCCCTGGCCCCGACGGTCGCGGTGTCTCCGGCTCCGATCGGCGAGGTGCTGGCCGCGCTGCGGGCGGCGGGCTTCGCCCCGGCGGCCGAGGACTCCACCGGCGCCATCGTCGACGTCCGGCCTCGTGGGGCCCGGGTGCCCACGCCCGCGCAGCGGCGGCCCTACCGCCCGATGCCGCGCCCGAACGCCGAGAACCTGAACGCGGTGGTGGCGGTGCTGCGAAAGGTGACCGCCGCACCGTTCGGCAACAATCGCGTCGATCCGGCGGTCACCATGTCGTTGTTACAGCGCGCGGCCAAGGAACAAGACACGTTGGTAATTGGTTATTTGGATGCCGCGGGTGTCGCGACCCAGCGGGTTGTGGCGCCGATCACCGTTCGGGGCGGTCAGCTCACCGCATTCGACTCGGCGTCTGGGCGTCTGCGCGAGTTCGCCATCCACCGCATCACGTCGGTGGTGTCGGCCGCCGGCCGATAA
- a CDS encoding DNA repair helicase XPB codes for MTDGPLIVQSDKTVLLEVDHEQAGAARAAIAPFAELERAPEHVHTYRVTPLALWNARAAGHDAEQVVDALVSYSRYAVPQPLLVDIVDTMARYGRLQLVKHPAHGLTLVSLDRAVLEEVLRNKKIAPMLGARIDDDTVVVHPSERGRVKQMLLKIGWPAEDLAGYVDGEAHPISLAQEGWHLRDYQQMATDSFWSGGSGVVVLPCGAGKTLVGAAAMAKASATTLILVTNIVAARQWKRELVARTSLTEDEIGEYSGERKEIRPVTISTYQMITRRTKGEYRHLELFDSRDWGLIIYDEVHLLPAPVFRMTADLQSKRRLGLTATLVREDGREGDVFSLIGPKRYDAPWKDIEAQGWIAPAECVEVRVTMTDNERMMYATAEPEERYRVCSTAHTKMAVVKSILDKHPGEQTLVIGAYLDQLDELGAELNAPVIQGSTRTKEREELFDAFRRGDVSTLVVSKVANFSIDLPEASVAVQVSGTFGSRQEEAQRLGRLLRPKADGGGAIFYSVVARDSLDAEYAAHRQRFLAEQGYGYIIRDADDLLGPAI; via the coding sequence TTGACTGACGGCCCGTTGATTGTGCAGTCCGACAAGACGGTGCTGCTCGAAGTCGACCACGAGCAGGCCGGCGCGGCGCGCGCCGCCATTGCGCCGTTCGCCGAACTCGAGCGCGCGCCCGAGCACGTGCACACCTACCGCGTCACCCCGCTGGCGCTGTGGAACGCCCGCGCCGCCGGCCACGACGCCGAGCAGGTCGTCGACGCACTGGTCAGCTACTCGCGCTACGCGGTGCCCCAGCCGCTGCTGGTCGACATCGTCGACACCATGGCCCGCTACGGCCGCCTGCAACTGGTCAAACACCCGGCACACGGCCTCACGTTGGTCAGCCTGGACCGGGCGGTGCTCGAGGAGGTGCTGCGCAACAAGAAGATCGCACCCATGCTCGGCGCCCGGATCGACGACGATACGGTCGTCGTCCACCCCAGCGAGCGCGGCCGCGTAAAACAGATGCTGCTCAAAATCGGTTGGCCCGCGGAGGATCTCGCGGGTTATGTCGACGGCGAGGCACACCCGATCAGCCTGGCTCAGGAGGGCTGGCACCTGCGCGATTACCAGCAGATGGCCACCGATTCGTTCTGGTCCGGCGGCTCGGGAGTGGTGGTCCTTCCGTGCGGGGCCGGCAAGACGCTGGTCGGTGCTGCCGCGATGGCGAAGGCCAGCGCGACGACGCTCATTTTGGTCACCAACATCGTCGCGGCGCGGCAATGGAAGCGCGAGCTGGTGGCGCGCACCTCGCTGACCGAGGACGAGATCGGCGAATATTCCGGGGAGCGCAAGGAGATTCGGCCCGTCACCATCTCGACGTATCAGATGATCACCCGCCGCACCAAGGGCGAGTACCGGCATCTCGAGCTCTTCGACAGCCGCGACTGGGGGCTGATCATCTACGACGAGGTTCACCTGCTGCCGGCGCCGGTGTTCCGGATGACCGCCGACCTGCAATCCAAGCGGCGGCTAGGCCTGACCGCCACACTGGTCCGCGAAGACGGCCGCGAGGGCGATGTCTTCTCCCTGATCGGCCCGAAGCGCTATGACGCGCCGTGGAAGGACATCGAGGCCCAGGGCTGGATCGCGCCGGCGGAGTGCGTCGAAGTGCGGGTCACCATGACCGACAACGAGCGAATGATGTACGCGACCGCCGAACCCGAAGAGCGCTATCGGGTTTGTTCGACGGCGCACACCAAAATGGCTGTGGTCAAGTCGATTCTGGACAAGCACCCCGGCGAACAGACGCTGGTGATCGGCGCCTACCTCGACCAGCTCGACGAGCTGGGCGCCGAGCTCAACGCCCCGGTCATCCAGGGGTCGACCCGGACCAAGGAACGCGAGGAGCTGTTCGACGCGTTCCGCCGCGGTGACGTGTCCACGCTGGTGGTATCCAAGGTGGCCAATTTCTCCATCGACTTACCGGAAGCGTCTGTGGCCGTTCAGGTTTCGGGTACCTTCGGCTCCCGCCAGGAGGAGGCGCAGCGGCTGGGGCGGTTACTGCGGCCCAAGGCCGACGGTGGCGGCGCCATCTTCTACTCCGTAGTCGCGCGCGACAGCCTGGACGCCGAGTACGCTGCACACCGGCAGCGTTTCCTCGCCGAGCAGGGTTACGGCTACATCATCCGCGACGCGGACGACCTGCTGGGGCCGGCCATCTAG